In a genomic window of Macaca nemestrina isolate mMacNem1 chromosome 18, mMacNem.hap1, whole genome shotgun sequence:
- the LOC105496761 gene encoding oxidative stress-induced growth inhibitor 1 isoform X2, translated as MSSSRKDHLGASSSEPLPVIIVGNGPSGICLSYLLSGYTPYVKPDAVHPHPLLQRKLTEAPGVSILDQDLDYLSEGLEGRSQSPVALLFDALLRPDTDFGGNMKSVLTWKHQEEHAIPHVVLGRNLPGGAWHSIEGSMVTLSQGQWMGLPDLEVKDWMQKKRRGLRNSRATAGDIAHYYRDYVVKKGLGHNFVSGAVVTAVEWGTPNPNSCGAQDSSPLFQVSGFLSRDQGRQPFSLWARNVVLATGTFDSPARLGIPGEALPFIHHELSALEAATRVGALTPASDPVLIIGAGLSAADAVLYARHYNIPVIHAFRRAVDDPGLVFNQLPKMLYPEYHKVHQMMREQSILSPSPYEGYRSLPGHRLLCFKEDCQAVFQDLKGVEKVFEVSLVLVLIGSHPDLSFLPGAGADFAVDPDQPLSTKRNPIDVDPFTYQSTRQEGLYAMGPLAGDNFVRFVQGGALAVASSLLRKETRKPP; from the exons ATGAGCTCCTCCAGAAAGGACCACCTCGGCGCCAGCAGCTCAGAGCCCCTCCCAGTCATCATCGTGG GTAACGGCCCCTCTGGTATCTGCCTGTCGTACCTGCTCTCCGGCTACACACCCTATGTGAAGCCAGATGCTGTCCACCCACACCCCCTGCTGCAGAGGAAGCTCACCGAGGCCCCGGGGGTCTCCATCCTGGACCAG GACCTGGACTACCTGTCTGAAGGCCTCGAAGGCCGATCCCAAAGCCCCGTGGCCCTGCTCTTTGATGCCCTTCTGCGCCCGGACACAGACTTTGGGGGAAACATGAAGTCGGTCCTCACCTGGAAGCACCAGGAGGAGCACGCCATCCCCCATGTGGTCCTGGGCCGAAACCTCCCCGGGGGAGCCTGGCAC TCCATCGAAGGCTCCATGGTGACCCTGAGCCAAGGCCAGTGGATGGGGCTCCCGGACCTGGAGGTCAAGGACTGGATGCAGAAGAAGCGAAG AGGCCTTCGCAACAGCCGGGCCACGGCTGGGGACATTGCCCACTACTACAGGGACTACGTGGTCAAGAAGGGTCTGGGGCATAACTTTGTGTCCGGTGCTGTAGTCACAGCCGTGGAGTGGGGGACCCCCAATCCCAACAGCTGTGGGGCCCAGGACTCCAGCCCCCTCTTCCAGGTGAGCGGCTTCCTGAGCAGGGACCAGGGCCGGCAGCCCTTCTCACTGTGGGCCCGCAACGTGGTCCTCGCCACAGGCACGTTCGACAGCCCAGCCCGGCTGGGCATCCCCGGGGAGGCCCTGCCCTTCATCCACCATGAGCTGTCCGCTCTGGAGGCGGCCACAAGGGTGGGTGCGCTGACCCCAGCCTCGGACCCTGTCCTCATCATTGGCGCGGGGCTGTCAGCGGCTGATGCAGTCCTCTACGCCCGCCACTACAACATCCCCGTGATCCATGCCTTCCGCCGGGCCGTGGACGACCCTGGCCTGGTGTTCAACCAGCTGCCCAAGATGCTGTACCCTGAGTACCACAAGGTGCATCAGATGATGCGGGAGCAGTCCATCCTGTCGCCCAGCCCCTACGAGGGTTACCGCAGCCTCCCCGGGCACCGGCTGCTGTGCTTCAAGGAAGACTGCCAGGCCGTGTTCCAGGACCTCAAGGGTGTCGAGAAGGTGTTTGAGGTCTCCCTGGTGCTGGTCCTCATCGGCTCCCACCCCGAcctctccttcctgcctggggCAGGGGCTGACTTTGCAGTGGACCCTGACCAGCCACTGAGCACCAAGAGGAACCCCATTGACGTGGACCCCTTCACCTACCAGAGCACCCGCCAGGAGGGCCTGTACGCCATGGGGCCGCTGGCCGGGGACAACTTCGTGAGGTTTGTGCAGGGGGGAGCCCTGGCTGTGGCCAGCTCCCTGCTAAGGAAGGAGACCAGGAAGCCACCCTAA